In bacterium, a single window of DNA contains:
- a CDS encoding alginate export family protein, translating into MPTLPRLSRSLPLVLASLLVMALPAQAGWKLDDVIGSDTISLSFEHRSRYEGLSDPFRVANRGKAYTDVFAMRTLLHAKVKLPEGFSVGAELMDSRAFLSSDAVLNTTTVNPAELLQAYVRWDGDALGGKLRARLGRITMDVGSRRFVARNRYRNTINGFTGIDLDWHGKGADAGRNLRVFFTLPVQREPNPQSSANRRRRLRDDDVVFDREDFDNLFWGVFAARDFDALFGVDGVRGELFLFGLHESDSGSRPTRNRQLYTPGFRLVRKKAKEVVDFQIEATLQAGQSRTSASSTSEKDHLAGFVHGTLGYTFDAPATPRLAFQLDWASGDSSPNDGNNERFDTLFGARRFEFGPTGIYGPFARANLITPGLRAEIKPSDSVTAFAMARSFWLASKTDGWTTSGVVDPRGSSGDHIGTQIEFRVRWRIVPETVLLEAGYAHLFTGEFIDTNSTSSTSNRQGDSDYVYTQAKINF; encoded by the coding sequence TTGCCGACCTTGCCGCGTCTCTCTCGATCCCTCCCGCTCGTCCTCGCCAGTCTGCTCGTGATGGCCCTGCCTGCTCAGGCCGGTTGGAAGCTCGATGACGTGATCGGCTCGGACACGATCTCCCTCTCGTTCGAACATCGGAGCCGCTACGAAGGGCTCTCGGACCCGTTCCGGGTGGCCAACCGGGGCAAGGCGTACACCGACGTCTTCGCGATGCGGACCCTGCTGCACGCGAAGGTGAAGCTGCCCGAGGGTTTCAGCGTCGGCGCGGAGCTGATGGATTCGCGTGCCTTCCTCTCTTCCGATGCGGTCCTCAACACGACGACGGTGAACCCGGCGGAGCTCCTCCAGGCCTACGTCCGCTGGGACGGCGACGCCCTCGGCGGAAAGCTCCGCGCTCGGCTCGGACGCATCACGATGGACGTCGGCTCGCGGCGCTTCGTGGCACGCAACCGCTACCGAAATACGATCAACGGCTTCACCGGCATCGATCTCGACTGGCACGGGAAGGGCGCAGACGCCGGCCGCAACTTGCGCGTCTTCTTCACGCTGCCCGTCCAGCGTGAGCCGAACCCTCAGTCCTCCGCGAACCGCCGTCGCCGCCTGCGCGACGACGACGTGGTCTTCGACCGCGAGGACTTCGACAACCTCTTCTGGGGCGTCTTCGCAGCGCGGGACTTCGATGCGCTCTTCGGCGTCGACGGGGTGCGCGGCGAGCTCTTCCTGTTCGGGCTGCACGAGAGCGACAGCGGCAGTCGTCCGACCCGGAACCGCCAGCTCTACACGCCGGGCTTCCGACTCGTTCGGAAGAAGGCGAAAGAAGTCGTCGACTTCCAGATCGAGGCGACCCTCCAGGCCGGTCAGTCCCGCACGTCGGCCTCCTCGACGAGCGAGAAGGACCACCTGGCCGGCTTCGTCCACGGGACACTCGGCTACACCTTCGACGCGCCGGCCACGCCGCGCCTCGCGTTCCAGCTCGATTGGGCGAGCGGTGATTCGAGCCCGAACGACGGAAACAACGAGCGCTTCGACACCCTCTTCGGGGCGCGGCGTTTCGAGTTCGGCCCGACGGGCATCTACGGTCCCTTTGCGCGGGCGAACCTGATCACGCCCGGGCTCCGCGCCGAGATCAAGCCCTCGGACAGCGTGACCGCCTTCGCCATGGCGCGCTCGTTCTGGCTGGCCTCGAAGACCGACGGGTGGACCACCTCGGGCGTGGTCGATCCGCGAGGCTCGTCCGGCGATCACATCGGGACGCAGATCGAGTTCCGCGTGCGATGGCGGATCGTCCCGGAGACCGTCCTCCTCGAGGCGGGCTACGCCCATCTCTTCACCGGCGAGTTCATCGACACCAACTCCACGTCGTCGACCTCGAACCGCCAGGGCGACTCCGACTACGTCTACACCCAGGCGAAGATCAACTTCTGA
- the modC gene encoding molybdenum ABC transporter ATP-binding protein has protein sequence MSAEREQARASASAEPEAWLDLCVRVLLPDFTLEVDERIEARGVTALFGPSGSGKTTLLRAIAGFERPVRGRISLGDDVFFDADGGRFVPPHQRPIGFLFQDARLFDHLDVAGNLDFAARRRGRGDARFAASDVVTSLDLSSLLARRVEGLSGGERQRVALARTLLAGPELLLLDEPLAGLDVARKAEILPYLEAVTRRFAIPTLFVSHDLDEVVRLADRVLVLADGQGVGEGPTAEVVERLDLSRLADRQEASVVLEGRVLRHDERLHLTQVDLHGDTVSLPLADRLVEGDPVRLRVLARDVAIAIERPAGLSIRNVLPGRITAIRHEGAGASDVTIQLREDHLRARLTRAAVEELELAEGREVFALVKSVSLDPGR, from the coding sequence GTGTCGGCTGAGCGCGAGCAAGCGCGGGCTTCCGCGTCCGCCGAGCCCGAGGCCTGGCTCGACTTGTGCGTGCGGGTCCTGCTCCCGGACTTCACCCTCGAGGTCGACGAGCGGATCGAAGCCCGGGGCGTGACCGCGCTCTTCGGGCCGAGCGGGAGCGGGAAGACGACGCTGCTCCGGGCGATCGCCGGGTTCGAGCGACCGGTCCGGGGCCGCATCAGCCTGGGGGACGACGTCTTCTTCGACGCGGACGGGGGGCGCTTCGTGCCGCCCCACCAGCGCCCGATCGGCTTCCTCTTCCAGGACGCCCGGCTCTTCGACCATCTCGACGTCGCGGGCAATCTCGACTTCGCCGCGCGCCGGCGTGGGCGCGGGGACGCGCGCTTCGCCGCGTCGGACGTCGTGACGAGCCTCGATCTCTCGTCCCTGCTCGCGCGTCGCGTAGAGGGCTTGTCGGGCGGGGAACGCCAGCGCGTGGCCCTCGCGCGGACGCTCCTCGCCGGACCCGAGCTGCTTCTGCTCGACGAGCCGCTCGCGGGCCTCGACGTCGCCCGCAAGGCGGAGATCCTTCCCTACCTGGAAGCGGTGACCCGCCGCTTCGCGATTCCCACGCTCTTCGTCAGCCACGATCTCGACGAGGTGGTCCGACTCGCGGATCGGGTCCTCGTGCTCGCGGACGGGCAGGGCGTCGGAGAGGGGCCGACCGCGGAAGTCGTCGAGCGCCTCGATCTCTCCCGTCTCGCCGACCGCCAGGAAGCCAGCGTCGTCCTCGAAGGACGAGTCCTCCGCCACGACGAGCGACTCCACCTCACGCAGGTGGACCTGCACGGCGACACGGTCTCGCTTCCTCTGGCCGATCGCCTCGTGGAGGGGGATCCGGTCCGCCTGCGGGTCCTGGCCCGGGACGTGGCGATCGCGATCGAGCGGCCGGCGGGACTCTCGATCCGGAACGTGCTGCCCGGCCGGATCACGGCGATCCGCCACGAAGGCGCGGGGGCGTCCGACGTGACGATCCAGCTCCGTGAGGATCACCTGCGCGCCCGACTCACGCGGGCGGCGGTCGAGGAGCTCGAGCTCGCGGAAGGGCGCGAAGTCTTCGCGCTGGTGAAGAGCGTGAGCCTCGATCCGGGACGTTAG
- a CDS encoding sugar phosphate isomerase/epimerase has protein sequence MSDEPFAPRPLAVNLFSVRRQLIEDFAGTHARLAELGYVGVEPMIFGPVPLEALPEDMRVPFPEADRYRALLDELGLRVASLHAPLPEGETAQAVLDFAETIGTDQLVLASFMALPGAANAHADLDVLRQAIDRFGTAADRAAERGIALGFHNHHWEWEVRFEEGSAWDVFWAEVDDRVNAEVDTYWAQTAGEDPVAVLEALGPRARRVHLKDGSCVLGEPQVALGEGRVDVAACARAAVHADWHIVELDECASDVFEALRKSADHLVALGLSQGRG, from the coding sequence ATGTCCGACGAACCCTTCGCCCCTCGCCCCCTCGCGGTGAATCTGTTCAGCGTCCGCCGCCAGCTGATCGAGGACTTCGCGGGGACCCATGCCCGACTGGCCGAGCTGGGATACGTCGGCGTCGAGCCGATGATCTTCGGACCGGTTCCGCTCGAGGCGCTTCCGGAGGACATGCGCGTGCCCTTCCCGGAGGCCGACCGCTACCGCGCGCTCCTCGACGAACTCGGTCTCCGGGTCGCGAGCCTGCACGCACCGCTACCCGAAGGCGAAACCGCCCAGGCCGTGCTCGATTTCGCGGAGACGATCGGGACCGACCAGCTCGTCCTCGCGAGCTTCATGGCTCTGCCCGGCGCGGCGAACGCACACGCCGACCTCGACGTCCTACGGCAAGCGATCGATCGCTTCGGCACCGCCGCCGATCGCGCCGCCGAACGGGGGATCGCCCTCGGCTTTCACAACCATCACTGGGAGTGGGAGGTCCGCTTCGAAGAAGGCTCCGCCTGGGACGTCTTCTGGGCGGAGGTCGACGACCGGGTGAACGCCGAAGTCGATACCTACTGGGCGCAGACCGCAGGTGAAGACCCCGTCGCCGTCCTCGAGGCGCTCGGCCCGCGCGCCCGCCGTGTCCACCTGAAGGACGGGTCGTGCGTGCTCGGCGAGCCGCAGGTCGCGCTCGGCGAGGGCCGCGTCGACGTCGCCGCCTGCGCACGGGCGGCCGTCCATGCGGACTGGCACATCGTGGAGCTCGACGAGTGCGCGAGCGACGTGTTCGAAGCGCTCCGGAAGAGCGCCGACCACCTCGTCGCGCTCGGCCTGAGCCAGGGGCGCGGCTGA
- a CDS encoding copper chaperone PCu(A)C — MRRNRLIAALLLVSVTFATWTGVAAADTGEIRVANGRVTLPFADEAPSVYFVLRNGSTRTRTIVGASCDCAEKVSIRRTAVDEDGQWSSEPMPGGMPVPAGGDVAFVDRGLFLRLMSPRTLTGGEKLEIILEFADGEKVPFEAIVEDE, encoded by the coding sequence ATGCGCAGAAATCGACTGATCGCCGCCCTCCTTCTCGTGTCCGTGACCTTCGCGACCTGGACCGGGGTCGCCGCCGCCGACACGGGCGAGATTCGTGTCGCCAACGGACGGGTCACCCTGCCCTTCGCCGACGAAGCCCCGAGCGTCTACTTCGTGCTCCGGAACGGCAGTACGCGGACGCGCACCATCGTCGGCGCGAGCTGCGACTGCGCCGAGAAGGTGTCCATCCGGCGCACCGCCGTCGACGAGGACGGACAGTGGTCTTCCGAGCCCATGCCCGGCGGTATGCCGGTGCCCGCCGGCGGTGACGTCGCCTTCGTGGATCGCGGCCTCTTCCTCCGGCTGATGTCCCCGCGTACGCTGACCGGTGGCGAGAAGCTCGAGATCATCCTCGAGTTCGCCGACGGCGAGAAGGTCCCCTTCGAGGCGATCGTCGAGGACGAATGA
- a CDS encoding TraR/DksA C4-type zinc finger protein: MPLDDSEKEELRGLLETLARELDEGLESAADAARPVELDPPAIGRVSRIDAIQQQKMAEANRAAQQARRQAVRAALARIGEEEFGECRACGEDIGLARLRARPESHTCIDCQTARERA; the protein is encoded by the coding sequence TTGCCCCTCGACGATTCGGAGAAGGAAGAGTTGCGGGGCCTGCTCGAGACCCTCGCCCGGGAGCTCGACGAGGGGCTCGAGAGCGCCGCGGACGCCGCGCGCCCGGTGGAGCTCGACCCCCCGGCGATCGGGCGGGTGTCTCGGATCGATGCGATCCAGCAGCAGAAGATGGCCGAGGCCAACCGGGCCGCCCAACAGGCCCGGCGGCAGGCCGTCCGTGCCGCCCTCGCGCGGATTGGCGAGGAAGAGTTCGGCGAATGCCGTGCGTGCGGCGAAGACATCGGCCTCGCCCGCCTCCGTGCCCGCCCCGAATCCCACACCTGCATCGACTGCCAGACCGCGCGCGAGCGCGCCTGA
- a CDS encoding PQQ-dependent sugar dehydrogenase, whose product MHTRALRPASALFLGWAITLLFAACQPPRATPIDEPAGEEGDPGRDAWVLPDEMGAIYQAQCAVCHGRGHEGGALGPSLLGELKDGDTLEALVSSIATGVPESDMPAWRDVLPPDEIRGLAIYLLEKRHGDRGAEGQGVGAVPSIPTEPIPTEDYALRIETIYTGLTEPYSIAPLPDGRFLVTEKMQGLSIVEADGRAITLVEGTPRIWNDSVLRGTAYTGTGWAHEVALHPNFTENGWIYFVYGDRCDDCNAASRASGKSAAMLRLVRGRLDGHRWIDQETIWEAPKGTYQIDGAENGAGARIAFDDRGYVYLTVGHYTDYSGVQDLSRPDGKTMRMHDDGRTPDDNPFVDVPDALASIWTLGHRVAQGLDFDPATGLLWSTEHGPRGGDEANLLLPGRNYGWPVVSRGVDYDGRPLPYAKKLGLEVDPADLTPTTIDWTPSPGISSIVFYRGALFPEWQNDLIVGTLSKGDLWRYVVDENGERARETLIEALGRFRDVEVGPNGELIALLEHRSGSMILRIEPAER is encoded by the coding sequence ATGCACACGCGCGCCCTCCGCCCGGCGTCCGCCCTCTTCCTGGGGTGGGCGATCACGCTCCTCTTCGCCGCCTGCCAACCGCCACGCGCGACGCCGATCGACGAGCCGGCGGGCGAGGAAGGCGATCCCGGCCGCGACGCCTGGGTCCTGCCCGACGAGATGGGTGCGATCTACCAGGCCCAGTGCGCCGTCTGCCACGGACGTGGCCACGAGGGCGGCGCCCTCGGCCCCTCCCTGCTCGGCGAGCTGAAGGACGGCGACACCCTCGAGGCCCTCGTCTCGAGCATCGCGACGGGGGTCCCCGAGTCGGACATGCCCGCCTGGCGCGACGTGCTTCCCCCGGACGAGATCCGCGGCCTGGCCATCTACCTGCTCGAGAAGCGGCACGGCGACCGCGGTGCCGAAGGCCAGGGCGTCGGCGCCGTCCCCTCGATCCCGACCGAGCCGATCCCCACGGAAGACTACGCGCTCCGGATCGAGACGATCTACACCGGTCTGACCGAGCCCTACTCGATCGCGCCCCTGCCCGACGGGCGCTTCCTGGTGACCGAGAAGATGCAGGGCCTCTCGATCGTCGAGGCGGATGGTCGGGCGATCACGCTCGTCGAAGGCACCCCGCGGATCTGGAACGACTCCGTCCTGCGCGGCACCGCCTACACCGGAACCGGCTGGGCCCACGAGGTCGCGCTCCATCCGAACTTCACCGAGAACGGTTGGATCTACTTCGTCTACGGCGATCGTTGCGACGACTGCAACGCCGCCAGCCGCGCGTCCGGGAAGAGCGCCGCGATGCTCCGGCTCGTCCGCGGCCGCCTCGACGGCCATCGCTGGATCGACCAGGAGACGATCTGGGAAGCGCCGAAGGGGACCTACCAGATCGACGGCGCCGAGAACGGCGCCGGTGCTCGGATCGCCTTCGACGATCGGGGCTACGTCTACCTGACCGTCGGCCACTACACCGACTACTCGGGCGTCCAGGACCTCTCGCGGCCCGACGGCAAGACGATGCGGATGCACGACGACGGCAGGACGCCGGACGACAATCCCTTCGTCGACGTTCCGGACGCGCTCGCTTCGATCTGGACCCTCGGCCATCGCGTCGCCCAGGGGCTCGACTTCGACCCGGCGACGGGACTCCTCTGGTCGACCGAGCACGGACCTCGCGGCGGAGACGAGGCCAACCTGCTCCTGCCGGGGCGCAACTACGGCTGGCCGGTCGTCTCGCGCGGCGTGGACTACGACGGGCGCCCCCTGCCCTACGCGAAGAAGCTCGGACTCGAGGTCGACCCGGCGGATCTGACCCCGACGACGATCGACTGGACGCCTTCGCCCGGCATCTCGAGCATCGTCTTCTATCGCGGCGCGCTCTTCCCCGAGTGGCAGAACGACCTGATCGTCGGCACGCTCTCGAAGGGCGATCTCTGGCGCTACGTCGTCGACGAGAACGGCGAGCGGGCGCGCGAGACCCTGATCGAAGCGCTCGGCCGGTTCCGTGACGTCGAGGTCGGACCGAACGGGGAACTGATCGCCCTCCTCGAGCATCGCTCGGGGAGCATGATCCTGCGGATCGAGCCCGCAGAACGATGA
- the modB gene encoding molybdate ABC transporter permease subunit yields the protein MSFASVDPTPIWITLQLAAWTTGLLFMVGTPIAWWLARTESRARPLVEAVTALPLVLPPTVLGFYLLILMSPEAPLGRLWLSATGDTLTFSFSGLVVASMIYSLPFMVQPLAAAFEGVGRGPIEAAASLGASPFDAFLRVAVPLSRRSFLTAGVLTFSHTLGEFGVVLMVGGNIPGATRVLSIAIYDHVETLRYAEAHALAAGLLVFSFAVLVLVYAFDRRARVRVG from the coding sequence ATGTCGTTCGCTTCCGTCGATCCGACACCGATCTGGATCACGCTCCAGCTGGCGGCCTGGACGACGGGCCTCCTCTTCATGGTCGGCACCCCGATCGCCTGGTGGCTCGCGCGAACCGAGTCTCGCGCGCGACCTCTGGTCGAAGCGGTGACGGCGCTGCCGCTGGTCCTGCCGCCGACGGTGCTCGGGTTCTACCTGCTGATCCTGATGAGTCCCGAGGCGCCCCTCGGCCGGCTCTGGCTCTCGGCGACGGGCGACACGCTCACCTTCTCGTTCTCGGGGCTGGTCGTGGCCTCGATGATCTATTCGCTCCCCTTCATGGTGCAGCCGCTCGCCGCCGCCTTCGAGGGGGTCGGACGGGGGCCGATCGAGGCGGCGGCCAGCCTCGGCGCGTCCCCCTTCGACGCCTTCCTGCGTGTCGCCGTGCCGCTCTCGAGACGCAGCTTCTTGACCGCTGGCGTGCTCACCTTCAGTCATACCCTCGGCGAGTTCGGCGTCGTGTTGATGGTCGGGGGCAACATCCCCGGCGCCACCCGGGTCCTCTCGATCGCGATCTACGATCACGTCGAGACGCTTCGCTACGCGGAGGCCCACGCGTTGGCGGCGGGGCTGCTCGTCTTCTCGTTCGCCGTCCTGGTCCTCGTCTACGCCTTCGACCGGAGGGCCCGCGTCCGTGTCGGCTGA
- the modA gene encoding molybdate ABC transporter substrate-binding protein: protein MTLWIAFLVLLPPMVGGAEEVVVAVASNFAPVAEGLAEDFAASTGHEITLVAGSTGKLYAQIVRGAPFDVFLAADTARPARLVADGQAIPDARRVYAVGRLVLLGRADDLPTQVGPELLATGTFRHLAIANPSLAPYGVAAREVLRALELDVVLADRLVFGENIGQTFALVASGNAELGLVAQAQVIGDPARRSAAWLVPARHHAPIRQEGVLLARAAEKKSARAFLDYLATDEARRAIEAAGYEVP from the coding sequence ATGACGCTGTGGATCGCCTTCCTGGTTCTGCTGCCCCCCATGGTCGGCGGCGCCGAGGAGGTGGTCGTCGCCGTCGCGAGCAACTTCGCCCCGGTGGCCGAGGGGCTCGCCGAAGACTTCGCCGCGTCCACCGGACACGAGATCACCCTCGTCGCGGGCTCGACCGGGAAGCTCTACGCGCAGATCGTGCGCGGCGCGCCCTTCGACGTCTTCCTCGCCGCGGACACGGCTCGTCCCGCGCGACTCGTGGCCGACGGGCAAGCGATTCCGGACGCCCGCCGCGTCTACGCCGTCGGCCGACTCGTTCTCCTTGGCCGCGCCGACGACTTGCCGACGCAAGTCGGTCCGGAGCTCCTCGCGACGGGGACGTTCCGGCACCTGGCGATCGCGAATCCGTCGCTCGCGCCCTACGGCGTCGCCGCGCGCGAGGTCCTGCGGGCCCTCGAGCTCGACGTGGTCCTCGCGGATCGACTCGTCTTCGGCGAGAACATCGGCCAGACCTTCGCCCTCGTCGCGAGCGGCAACGCCGAGCTCGGCCTCGTCGCCCAGGCCCAGGTCATCGGCGACCCGGCGCGCCGGTCGGCCGCTTGGCTCGTGCCCGCGCGCCACCACGCCCCGATCCGCCAGGAGGGCGTCCTGCTCGCGCGGGCCGCCGAGAAAAAGTCGGCACGTGCCTTCCTGGACTATCTCGCCACGGACGAGGCGAGGCGCGCGATCGAGGCCGCGGGCTACGAGGTGCCCTGA